A DNA window from Rossellomorea marisflavi contains the following coding sequences:
- the uvsE gene encoding UV DNA damage repair endonuclease UvsE, with product MKIRFGFVANSLSLWDASPAKTMTFKRYTELPASERMDKLKEVTALNLYHTKRILYFCASHEIEVYRLSSSLVPLATHPEVEWDFHAPFKNEWKELGDLIRKFGIRASFHPNQYTLFTSPRDHVTENAVKDMMYHYRMLELMGIEDQGVINIHIGGTYGDKEKTLERFHENLKTLPDEARRVMTLENDDKTYDAGETLAACKQSHIPMVLDIHHHEANLSEQPLEDLLPDIFNTWHHRDLVPKIHVSSPRSEKAFRSHADLVDSSFVEGFMKQVKELDQDIDIMVEAKHKDLAMLKLVEDLSSIRGVKRISGASLTW from the coding sequence ATGAAGATACGCTTCGGATTCGTGGCCAACTCCCTCAGCCTGTGGGATGCAAGCCCAGCCAAAACGATGACATTCAAACGCTACACGGAGCTTCCAGCCTCCGAACGGATGGATAAATTGAAGGAAGTGACCGCACTCAACCTGTACCATACGAAGCGGATCCTCTACTTCTGTGCCTCCCATGAAATCGAAGTATACCGGCTCTCGAGTTCCCTCGTACCCCTCGCTACCCATCCAGAGGTGGAATGGGACTTCCACGCACCGTTTAAAAATGAATGGAAAGAACTTGGAGACCTGATCCGGAAATTCGGGATCCGTGCAAGCTTCCATCCGAACCAATACACCCTTTTCACCAGTCCCCGGGACCATGTAACGGAAAACGCGGTCAAGGATATGATGTACCACTACCGGATGTTGGAACTCATGGGCATAGAGGATCAAGGCGTCATCAACATCCACATCGGCGGGACCTATGGGGACAAGGAAAAAACCTTGGAACGGTTCCATGAAAACCTTAAAACGCTCCCGGATGAAGCACGCAGGGTCATGACGCTCGAGAATGACGACAAGACCTACGACGCTGGCGAAACGCTGGCTGCGTGCAAACAATCGCACATCCCCATGGTCCTCGATATCCATCACCACGAGGCGAACCTAAGTGAACAGCCGCTCGAGGATCTTTTACCGGACATCTTCAACACCTGGCATCACCGGGATTTAGTACCGAAAATCCACGTCTCTTCCCCAAGATCGGAGAAGGCGTTCCGCTCCCATGCCGATCTCGTCGACTCATCCTTTGTCGAGGGCTTCATGAAACAGGTGAAAGAGCTCGATCAGGACATCGACATCATGGTGGAAGCAAAGCATAAAGATCTCGCCATGCTGAAGCTCGTGGAGGACCTTTCCTCCATCCGGGGTGTCAAACGCATTTCCGGTGCCTCCCTTACCTGGTGA
- the speB gene encoding agmatinase: MRFDEAYSGNVFIKSHPSYEESSVVLYGMPMDWTVSYRPGSRFGPTRIREVSIGLEEYSAYLDRELEEVKYYDAGDIPLPFGNAQRSLDMIEDYIDGLLADGKTPFGMGGEHLVSWPVMKAVAKKHPDLAIIHMDAHTDLREEYEGEPLSHSTPIRKIAEHIGPENVYSFGIRSGMKEEFQWAKENGMHISKFEVLEPLKEILPTLAGRPVYVTIDIDVLDPAHAPGTGTVDAGGITSKELLASIHEIARSEVNIVGADLVEVAPIYDPSEQTANTASKLIREMLLGWM; encoded by the coding sequence ATGCGCTTTGATGAAGCCTATTCAGGCAATGTATTTATTAAGAGTCATCCTTCTTATGAAGAAAGTTCAGTCGTCCTGTACGGCATGCCGATGGACTGGACCGTCAGCTATCGCCCGGGTTCACGCTTCGGCCCAACCCGTATCCGCGAGGTTTCCATCGGACTTGAAGAGTACAGCGCCTACCTTGATCGTGAGCTGGAAGAAGTAAAATACTACGACGCAGGGGATATCCCCCTTCCATTCGGGAACGCCCAGCGCAGTCTGGATATGATCGAAGACTACATCGATGGTCTGCTGGCAGATGGGAAGACACCATTCGGCATGGGTGGGGAGCATCTTGTATCGTGGCCGGTCATGAAAGCCGTAGCCAAGAAGCATCCGGATCTTGCCATCATCCACATGGATGCCCATACCGATCTTCGTGAAGAGTATGAAGGAGAGCCCCTTTCCCACTCGACTCCGATCCGCAAGATCGCTGAGCATATCGGACCTGAAAATGTGTACTCCTTCGGGATTCGTTCCGGTATGAAAGAAGAGTTCCAATGGGCGAAGGAAAATGGGATGCATATCTCAAAATTCGAAGTCCTGGAACCACTTAAGGAAATCCTGCCGACACTCGCGGGACGTCCGGTTTATGTCACCATCGACATCGATGTCCTTGATCCGGCCCATGCTCCGGGCACGGGTACAGTGGATGCTGGAGGCATCACGTCCAAAGAACTTCTTGCGTCCATTCATGAAATCGCCCGTTCTGAAGTGAACATCGTCGGTGCAGATCTGGTGGAAGTTGCGCCGATCTATGACCCATCCGAGCAAACGGCCAACACAGCGAGCAAGCTGATCCGTGAAATGCTTCTCGGCTGGATGTAA
- the cls gene encoding cardiolipin synthase, with the protein MWWIIIIGILFIAAAWVAVDFKLGRQHFIRTRMKRDYTVRESDIRLFSRGPDLFDTMFKEMKMATSSIHVLFYIVQDDHLGFRFMDLLMEKAREGLEVRLLMDQLGSFSVSKSKVREMKDAGVEVAFTQKVRLPYLFFSSQQRNHRKITVIDGVIAYMGGYNVGKEYIDENDKPELSPWRDYHLRIVGEGVHDLQTEFTIDWYRGSRKQIEDDPKYFPEPEKGLIKHRIFPTEGVNIEDFFREFIDEAKEEIIIGTPYFIPTPILMDALCRALDRGVDVSIIVPDNADHMIVKETAFPYFRELIPKGAKVYQFLNGFYHAKILVIDDHFCDIGTANFDQRSFFINLELNNLIFDKAFIGTLKKEIAKDMMESDLLSAEDLSNVSVMTRIKEKIGGAISILL; encoded by the coding sequence ATGTGGTGGATCATAATCATTGGAATACTATTCATTGCGGCTGCCTGGGTGGCAGTCGATTTTAAACTGGGAAGACAACATTTCATCCGGACGCGCATGAAACGCGATTACACGGTACGCGAGAGCGATATCCGGCTCTTTTCGAGGGGACCGGATCTTTTTGACACGATGTTCAAAGAAATGAAGATGGCGACCTCGTCGATCCATGTGCTTTTCTATATTGTCCAGGATGACCATCTCGGCTTCCGGTTCATGGACCTGCTCATGGAAAAGGCAAGGGAAGGTCTGGAAGTGCGACTCCTCATGGATCAACTCGGGAGCTTCAGCGTTTCTAAATCAAAGGTCAGGGAAATGAAAGATGCTGGCGTGGAGGTTGCCTTTACACAGAAAGTAAGGCTCCCCTACCTCTTCTTCTCCTCCCAACAGCGGAACCACCGGAAGATCACCGTCATCGACGGGGTCATTGCCTACATGGGTGGCTACAATGTCGGGAAAGAGTACATCGATGAGAACGACAAGCCAGAGCTTTCTCCTTGGAGGGATTATCATCTGAGGATCGTAGGTGAGGGCGTGCATGATCTGCAGACGGAGTTCACCATTGATTGGTACCGTGGCTCCCGAAAGCAGATCGAGGATGATCCGAAATACTTCCCTGAACCGGAGAAGGGTCTGATCAAGCATCGGATCTTCCCTACAGAAGGAGTCAACATCGAAGATTTCTTCCGGGAATTCATCGACGAAGCCAAGGAAGAAATCATCATCGGGACGCCCTACTTCATCCCTACTCCCATCTTGATGGATGCCCTTTGCCGCGCACTCGACCGTGGCGTTGATGTGTCCATCATCGTCCCGGACAATGCCGACCATATGATCGTCAAAGAGACCGCCTTCCCTTATTTCAGGGAGCTTATCCCAAAAGGTGCGAAGGTTTACCAATTTCTGAATGGCTTTTATCATGCGAAGATTCTTGTCATCGATGACCACTTCTGCGATATCGGCACGGCCAATTTTGATCAGCGGAGCTTTTTCATCAATTTGGAATTGAACAATCTGATCTTCGATAAGGCCTTCATCGGTACGCTTAAAAAAGAGATCGCGAAGGATATGATGGAATCGGACCTGCTTTCAGCAGAGGACCTGTCGAACGTATCCGTCATGACCAGGATCAAGGAAAAGATCGGCGGAGCCATATCAATCTTACTCTAG
- the argS gene encoding arginine--tRNA ligase, whose translation MNIVENVQEKLKAEIKDAVIKAGLATEDQIPDVILETPKDKTHGDYSTNMAMQLARVAKKAPRMIAEELINHFDQSKASIEKLDIAGPGFINFFMDNAYLNDLIPVILDEGHDYGQSNAGNGERVNVEFVSANPTGDLHLGHARGAAVGDSLCNVLEKAGYEVTREYYINDAGNQIHNLAVSVEARYFQALGEDKAMPEDGYHGADIIQIGKDIAAEYGRTYAEASEEDRYAFFREYGLKTEMAKLQKDLEMFRVPFNVWYSETSLYNNGKIDAALQTLKDNGHVYEKDGATWFQSTELGDDKDRVLIKNDGTYTYLTPDISYHKDKFDRGHDVLINIWGADHHGYIPRMKAAVEALGFDRDKLEVEIIQLVHLYKNGEKMKMSKRTGKAVTLRELVEEVGLDAVRYFFAMRSADTHMDFDLDLAVSQSNENPVYYAQYAHARICSILRQAEEQGLASEDKVDLSLIGTEKEIDLLKKLGEFPQTIADAAEKRTPHRMANYINDLASAFHSFYNANKVLDGENRELTTARLALVKTVRITLQNALALIGVSAPEKM comes from the coding sequence ATGAATATTGTTGAAAACGTGCAAGAAAAACTGAAAGCTGAAATCAAGGACGCTGTCATTAAAGCGGGACTTGCCACTGAAGACCAGATCCCTGATGTGATCCTGGAGACTCCGAAGGATAAAACCCACGGGGATTATTCCACGAATATGGCGATGCAGCTCGCGCGGGTGGCAAAAAAAGCTCCACGCATGATTGCAGAAGAGCTGATCAACCACTTTGATCAATCCAAAGCGTCCATCGAGAAGCTGGACATCGCAGGACCGGGCTTCATCAACTTTTTCATGGACAATGCCTACCTCAACGACTTGATTCCTGTCATCCTTGATGAAGGCCATGACTATGGACAATCCAATGCCGGAAACGGAGAGCGTGTGAACGTGGAATTCGTATCCGCCAATCCTACCGGTGACCTTCACCTTGGTCATGCCCGTGGAGCTGCTGTCGGTGATTCCCTATGCAACGTCCTCGAGAAGGCAGGCTATGAGGTAACGCGTGAGTATTACATCAATGATGCAGGGAACCAGATCCATAACCTTGCTGTCTCAGTGGAAGCACGTTACTTCCAGGCACTCGGCGAAGACAAAGCCATGCCTGAGGATGGGTACCACGGTGCCGATATCATCCAGATCGGGAAGGATATCGCTGCCGAGTACGGCCGCACATACGCAGAAGCAAGTGAAGAGGATCGCTATGCGTTCTTCCGTGAATACGGTTTGAAGACTGAAATGGCGAAGCTTCAAAAGGATCTGGAAATGTTCCGTGTACCATTCAACGTCTGGTATTCCGAAACATCCCTTTACAATAACGGGAAGATCGATGCTGCCCTACAAACGCTTAAAGACAACGGCCACGTATACGAAAAAGACGGAGCGACCTGGTTCCAATCAACTGAACTCGGGGACGATAAAGACCGTGTGTTGATCAAGAATGACGGTACGTACACGTACTTGACCCCTGACATTTCGTATCATAAAGATAAGTTCGACCGCGGCCATGATGTCCTCATCAACATCTGGGGAGCAGATCACCACGGCTACATCCCTCGTATGAAGGCTGCTGTCGAGGCACTTGGCTTCGACCGCGACAAGCTTGAAGTGGAAATCATCCAACTCGTCCATCTGTACAAGAACGGCGAGAAGATGAAGATGAGCAAGCGTACAGGTAAAGCCGTGACGCTTCGTGAATTGGTAGAAGAAGTCGGCCTCGATGCCGTTCGTTATTTCTTTGCGATGAGAAGTGCGGATACGCATATGGACTTCGATCTGGATCTTGCCGTTTCCCAGTCGAATGAGAACCCGGTTTATTATGCACAATATGCCCATGCGCGGATCTGCAGTATCCTTCGTCAGGCTGAGGAGCAGGGGCTTGCGTCTGAAGACAAGGTGGACTTGAGCCTTATCGGGACGGAGAAAGAGATCGATCTATTGAAGAAGCTTGGTGAATTCCCGCAGACGATCGCGGATGCAGCCGAGAAACGTACGCCTCACCGCATGGCCAATTACATCAATGACTTGGCTTCGGCTTTCCACAGCTTCTATAATGCGAATAAAGTTCTTGATGGGGAGAACCGTGAGTTGACAACGGCCCGTCTGGCGCTAGTGAAGACGGTACGGATTACGCTTCAGAATGCTTTGGCATTGATTGGGGTTTCTGCACCGGAGAAAATGTAA
- a CDS encoding YwhD family protein: MEKKKNIGFNIIKNDPTDGHGGYGVGALSLDNVSPVMIDVEAGEATIEVGAMHARSPIEKGIKFTNNREDSAGGKNYWLIWVTIDRMEDGPYYAGVTACELVVNREKRRGYKSMPEHVNHMDKSIKRHIIVEQMDEKSKGVLATFLKNHDQGMWDRSKDELKSALLSQ; this comes from the coding sequence ATGGAGAAGAAGAAAAATATCGGATTCAACATCATCAAAAATGACCCGACGGATGGGCATGGAGGATACGGTGTCGGCGCCCTCAGTCTGGACAATGTATCACCCGTCATGATCGACGTGGAAGCAGGCGAAGCCACCATCGAAGTCGGAGCCATGCATGCACGGAGCCCCATTGAAAAGGGCATCAAGTTTACGAATAACAGGGAAGATTCGGCAGGCGGGAAAAATTATTGGCTGATATGGGTGACGATCGACCGGATGGAAGACGGTCCTTACTATGCAGGTGTGACAGCTTGTGAGCTTGTGGTGAACAGGGAAAAGAGAAGGGGCTATAAATCCATGCCGGAGCACGTGAACCACATGGATAAGTCGATCAAACGCCATATCATCGTCGAACAGATGGATGAAAAGTCCAAGGGCGTCCTCGCAACGTTCCTGAAGAATCATGATCAGGGGATGTGGGATCGTTCGAAGGATGAGCTGAAAAGCGCACTGTTAAGCCAATGA
- a CDS encoding transglycosylase domain-containing protein, protein METMVKQFGKSKKYIRLAAAACLAIVVLLLLMLLAILIYAKVKGPPPLAVPQASLLYGEDGSVIGETNTGEKRYWVDLDNISPYLIEATISVEDKRFYEHYGFDFKRMGGAALADLKAMSKVQGASTISQQYARNLFLSHDKTWKRKISEAMYTLRIEMNYSKKEILEGYLNTIYYGHGAYGIQAASQFYFGKDAKDLTLEEAAVLAGVPKAPVYYSPISHPDNAGKRQDLILDSMVEDRRITQEEADSAKNHKLAITGTHPNQTANVAPYFQDVVKSVLHSELGIDERTIEMGGLKVYTTLNPDHQKIAERVVAEQIPQDSDLQLAFVSMDPSSGYVSAMVGGRDYEQSPFNRAVQAIRQPGSTIKPLLYYAALKEGYTPSTRMKSEPTSFTFNDGESTYEPHNYNNQYPNGDITLAQAIALSDNIYAVKTHLFIGQDTLPKTAKEQFGITTDIKKYPSSALGTSGARVIDMVNAYNMFANGGYKVKPVFITKVVDYSGKTIYEHASKKEPVLDHDLAFVMTHMLTGIFDPKLNGYANVTGTQIIGDATRPYAGKSGTTDTDNWMIGFTPQLTAGVWTGFDKGEEVNLANDKYYAKKIWVNFMEQALKDEPIKSFKPTKNVIGVAVDPQSGKLATKDCPVQRFTYFVKGTEPTDYCQTHLRDGNHGKEHHPPSKKRKPWLDRFKEWIF, encoded by the coding sequence ATGGAGACGATGGTCAAACAATTCGGTAAATCGAAAAAATATATCAGGCTGGCAGCAGCCGCTTGCCTTGCCATAGTGGTACTCCTCCTATTGATGCTCCTTGCCATACTCATTTACGCCAAAGTAAAAGGTCCACCCCCGCTCGCTGTCCCCCAGGCCAGTCTCCTTTACGGAGAAGACGGGTCGGTGATCGGTGAAACGAATACGGGCGAGAAGCGATACTGGGTCGACCTTGATAACATATCTCCCTATTTGATCGAAGCGACGATTTCCGTCGAAGATAAACGGTTCTATGAGCACTACGGCTTCGATTTCAAACGGATGGGAGGCGCAGCCCTTGCTGATCTGAAGGCGATGAGCAAGGTGCAGGGGGCCAGCACCATCTCCCAACAGTACGCCCGGAATCTCTTCCTCTCCCATGATAAAACATGGAAACGAAAGATTTCCGAAGCGATGTACACCTTGCGCATCGAAATGAATTACTCCAAGAAAGAAATCCTTGAAGGCTATCTGAATACGATCTATTACGGTCATGGCGCCTACGGAATCCAGGCAGCGAGCCAGTTCTACTTCGGAAAAGACGCGAAGGATCTCACCCTTGAAGAAGCGGCGGTTCTCGCCGGGGTTCCGAAGGCCCCTGTCTACTACTCACCGATCAGCCATCCTGACAACGCGGGTAAAAGACAGGACCTTATCCTGGATTCCATGGTGGAAGATCGTCGCATTACGCAAGAAGAGGCCGATTCTGCCAAAAACCATAAGCTCGCCATTACGGGTACCCATCCGAATCAGACGGCGAATGTCGCACCCTATTTCCAGGATGTCGTCAAAAGCGTGCTTCATTCAGAGCTTGGGATCGATGAGCGCACGATTGAAATGGGAGGGTTGAAAGTCTATACAACCTTGAATCCCGATCACCAGAAGATTGCCGAGAGAGTCGTGGCTGAGCAGATTCCACAGGATTCCGACCTTCAGCTCGCATTCGTCTCGATGGATCCTTCTTCAGGGTACGTATCGGCAATGGTCGGAGGCAGGGATTATGAACAGAGCCCTTTCAACCGTGCCGTCCAGGCCATCAGACAGCCCGGATCCACGATCAAGCCGCTCCTTTACTATGCAGCGCTGAAAGAAGGCTATACGCCGTCGACCAGGATGAAGAGCGAGCCCACCTCCTTCACCTTCAATGACGGAGAGTCGACGTATGAACCCCATAATTATAATAATCAGTACCCCAATGGGGACATCACGCTTGCGCAGGCCATCGCCCTTTCCGATAACATCTACGCGGTCAAGACCCATCTATTCATCGGCCAGGACACGCTGCCGAAAACAGCCAAGGAACAGTTCGGAATCACGACGGATATCAAAAAGTACCCATCCTCTGCCCTCGGAACATCCGGCGCCAGGGTCATCGATATGGTCAACGCCTACAATATGTTTGCCAACGGTGGATACAAAGTGAAACCCGTTTTCATTACCAAGGTGGTGGACTATTCAGGGAAGACGATTTACGAGCATGCTTCCAAGAAGGAACCTGTCCTTGACCATGATCTTGCTTTCGTCATGACCCATATGCTGACCGGTATCTTTGATCCGAAGCTGAACGGCTATGCCAATGTGACCGGCACCCAGATCATCGGAGATGCCACCCGTCCCTATGCCGGGAAATCGGGCACGACGGACACGGACAACTGGATGATCGGGTTCACCCCTCAGCTGACGGCAGGGGTGTGGACCGGATTCGATAAAGGCGAAGAAGTCAATCTCGCCAACGACAAGTATTATGCGAAGAAAATCTGGGTGAACTTCATGGAACAGGCCCTGAAGGACGAGCCCATCAAAAGCTTCAAACCGACGAAGAATGTAATCGGAGTGGCAGTGGATCCACAAAGCGGAAAACTTGCCACCAAGGACTGTCCCGTCCAGCGTTTCACTTATTTTGTGAAAGGGACGGAGCCGACCGACTACTGCCAGACCCATCTCCGTGACGGGAATCATGGCAAAGAGCATCATCCCCCATCCAAGAAGCGGAAGCCATGGCTGGACCGGTTCAAGGAATGGATCTTTTAG
- the speE gene encoding spermidine synthase, whose translation MSGLWYTEKQTDNFGITMKIKKTLHTEQTDFQYLEMAETEEWGNMLFLDGMVMTSQKDEFVYHEMVAHVPLFTHPNPENVLVVGGGDGGVIREVLKHPSVKKAVLVDIDGKVIEYSKKYLPEIAGELENERVDVQVGDGFMHIAKSENEYDVIMVDSTEPVGPAVNLFTKGFYAGISKALKEDGIFVAQCDNPWFKADLIRQVQKDVKEIFPITRLYTANIPTYPSGMWAFTIGSKKYDPTDVPAERFHEIETKYYTKELHNAAFVLPKFVKDLTE comes from the coding sequence ATGAGCGGACTTTGGTATACAGAGAAACAAACGGATAACTTCGGGATCACGATGAAGATCAAGAAGACTTTACATACGGAGCAAACGGATTTTCAATATCTTGAAATGGCCGAAACGGAAGAATGGGGGAACATGCTTTTCCTAGACGGAATGGTCATGACAAGTCAGAAAGACGAATTCGTTTATCATGAAATGGTCGCACACGTACCCCTTTTCACCCATCCCAATCCCGAGAACGTCCTGGTCGTCGGTGGAGGAGATGGCGGTGTCATCCGTGAAGTGTTGAAGCACCCAAGCGTGAAGAAGGCGGTATTGGTTGATATCGACGGAAAAGTCATCGAGTATTCCAAGAAGTATCTTCCAGAGATTGCAGGAGAACTTGAAAACGAACGTGTCGATGTTCAAGTCGGTGACGGATTCATGCATATCGCCAAAAGTGAAAATGAATATGACGTCATCATGGTCGATTCAACAGAACCTGTAGGACCTGCCGTGAACCTCTTCACAAAAGGCTTCTATGCTGGGATCTCCAAAGCGCTGAAAGAAGACGGGATCTTCGTCGCTCAGTGTGATAACCCATGGTTCAAAGCAGACCTGATCCGCCAAGTACAAAAGGACGTGAAAGAGATCTTCCCGATCACGCGTCTTTACACTGCGAACATCCCGACCTATCCAAGCGGCATGTGGGCATTCACGATCGGTTCAAAGAAATACGATCCGACAGACGTACCGGCAGAGCGTTTCCACGAAATCGAAACGAAGTACTACACGAAAGAGCTACACAACGCAGCATTCGTCCTGCCTAAATTCGTGAAAGACCTGACAGAATAA
- a CDS encoding DUF1934 domain-containing protein — translation MSGLTASPTDSTPVKIHLKTKITIGEESDSYELISFGRYYEKAGAVFLKYDEVQEEGTTNTIVKLTDRQALILRSGAVKMRMAFNEEEEQNGSYESQLGTLLLTTKTHSLSHTQMDTSLEGDFNLTYQLKMQGNPVGEYIMSIHYKEEA, via the coding sequence GTGAGTGGTTTGACAGCTTCACCGACCGATTCCACCCCTGTCAAAATTCACTTGAAAACGAAGATTACCATCGGGGAAGAGAGCGATTCATATGAATTGATCTCGTTCGGCCGATATTATGAGAAAGCAGGAGCCGTTTTCCTGAAATACGATGAGGTACAAGAAGAGGGCACCACCAATACGATCGTCAAGCTGACCGACCGTCAGGCCCTGATCCTCCGTAGCGGAGCCGTCAAGATGAGGATGGCCTTCAACGAAGAGGAAGAACAGAATGGCTCGTATGAAAGTCAGTTGGGGACACTGTTATTGACCACCAAGACCCATTCCCTATCCCACACACAGATGGATACATCCCTTGAAGGGGATTTCAATCTCACCTATCAACTGAAGATGCAAGGCAATCCGGTTGGAGAGTATATCATGTCCATTCATTACAAGGAGGAAGCGTAG
- a CDS encoding (Fe-S)-binding protein, with protein sequence MNGLLIVNWIAFILVTVYAISLFVYVVKTRIEFIKLGKKVEFDQRFKERFQKILVNVFGQKKLLKDKKSGIIHVMFFYGFILVQFGAIDFIVKGLAPGSHLPLGPLYPGFTFFQEIVTLMILVAVVWAFHRRYVEKLVRLKRGFKSGLVLLFIGGLMLSVLVGNGMSLIWHAEELSWTEPVASLIGGALGGIGETASVAIFYVAWWIHLLFLLAFLVYVPQSKHAHLIAGPANVYFNRLDPPGKLKAIDFEDETVESYGVGKIEEFTQTQMIDFYACVECGRCTNMCPATGTGKMLSPMDLIVKLRDNLTNHGAAVTQKKPWVPTFAFNHTKGNQLAMAGATAAAEEAASASAYSPSLIGDVITEEEIWACTTCRNCEDQCPVMNEHVDKIIDLRRYLVLTEGKMDSDAQRAMQNIERQGNPWGLNRKERENWREAREDVHIPTVKELKKAGEEFEFLFWVGSMGSFDNRSQKIALSFAKLMNEAGVKFAILGNKEKNSGDTPRRLGNEFLFQELAGQNIAEFEKNDVKKIVTIDPHAYNIFKNEYPDFGLEAEVYHHTELLYELVRDGRLKPTYEVRETITFHDSCYLGRYNEVYDPPREILKAISGVTLVEMDRNREKGMCCGAGGGLMWMEEDAGHRVNVSRTEQALAVAPSVISSGCPYCLTMLSDGTKAKEVEETVSTLDVAELLEKAVCGSGPDQAAS encoded by the coding sequence ATGAACGGATTATTGATCGTGAACTGGATTGCATTCATCTTGGTGACTGTCTACGCAATCAGTTTGTTCGTCTATGTAGTGAAAACAAGAATAGAATTCATCAAGCTCGGAAAGAAAGTAGAGTTCGATCAACGTTTCAAAGAGCGTTTCCAGAAGATCCTGGTGAATGTATTCGGTCAAAAAAAGCTACTAAAGGATAAAAAGAGCGGGATCATCCATGTGATGTTCTTTTATGGATTCATCCTTGTGCAATTCGGTGCCATTGATTTCATCGTGAAGGGCTTAGCACCGGGCAGTCATCTGCCGCTTGGTCCGTTGTATCCCGGCTTTACTTTCTTCCAGGAGATCGTCACGCTGATGATCCTGGTCGCCGTCGTATGGGCCTTCCATCGCCGGTATGTGGAGAAACTTGTGCGTTTGAAGCGTGGATTCAAGTCCGGCCTCGTGCTCCTGTTCATCGGGGGTCTCATGCTGTCAGTCCTTGTCGGGAACGGCATGAGCCTGATCTGGCACGCTGAAGAACTTTCATGGACGGAGCCGGTTGCATCCCTCATTGGGGGAGCGCTTGGTGGAATCGGGGAAACGGCCTCTGTCGCGATCTTCTACGTCGCCTGGTGGATTCACCTTTTGTTCCTTCTCGCATTCCTTGTGTACGTGCCTCAATCCAAGCACGCTCACTTGATTGCAGGACCGGCCAATGTGTACTTCAACCGTCTTGATCCACCCGGCAAGCTGAAAGCCATCGATTTTGAAGATGAAACGGTCGAAAGCTATGGTGTTGGGAAGATCGAAGAGTTCACCCAGACGCAGATGATCGATTTTTATGCGTGTGTGGAGTGTGGACGATGTACGAATATGTGTCCTGCGACGGGTACAGGTAAGATGCTCTCGCCGATGGATCTCATCGTGAAGCTGCGTGACAACCTGACGAATCACGGGGCTGCAGTCACGCAGAAAAAACCGTGGGTCCCGACATTTGCCTTCAATCATACGAAGGGGAACCAGCTAGCCATGGCAGGGGCGACTGCTGCCGCAGAAGAAGCGGCTTCGGCATCTGCCTACAGCCCCAGCCTCATCGGGGATGTCATCACGGAAGAAGAGATCTGGGCATGTACGACCTGCCGTAACTGTGAAGACCAATGCCCGGTCATGAATGAGCACGTCGATAAGATCATCGACCTCCGTCGCTATCTTGTCCTGACGGAAGGAAAGATGGATTCCGACGCCCAGCGTGCGATGCAGAACATCGAGCGCCAGGGGAATCCGTGGGGTCTTAACCGGAAGGAACGTGAGAACTGGCGTGAAGCTCGCGAAGATGTTCACATCCCGACGGTCAAGGAACTGAAGAAGGCCGGCGAAGAGTTCGAATTCCTCTTCTGGGTCGGAAGCATGGGTTCATTCGATAACCGCAGTCAAAAGATCGCCCTTTCCTTCGCCAAGCTGATGAATGAAGCGGGTGTGAAATTCGCCATCCTCGGTAACAAGGAGAAGAACTCCGGTGACACGCCTCGCCGCCTCGGGAATGAATTCCTGTTCCAGGAGCTTGCAGGCCAGAATATCGCAGAGTTCGAGAAGAACGACGTGAAGAAGATCGTGACCATCGATCCGCATGCATACAACATCTTTAAGAATGAGTACCCGGACTTCGGGCTCGAAGCGGAAGTCTATCACCATACAGAACTCCTGTACGAACTGGTGAGGGATGGCAGGTTGAAGCCAACGTATGAAGTGAGGGAAACGATCACCTTCCATGACTCCTGCTACCTCGGGCGCTACAATGAAGTATATGATCCGCCGCGTGAGATCCTCAAAGCCATTTCCGGCGTGACGTTGGTTGAAATGGACCGGAATCGTGAAAAAGGCATGTGCTGCGGAGCCGGTGGCGGACTCATGTGGATGGAGGAAGACGCAGGGCACCGCGTGAACGTATCGCGTACAGAGCAGGCGCTTGCTGTCGCACCTTCTGTCATCTCTTCCGGCTGTCCATATTGCCTCACCATGCTGTCTGATGGGACGAAGGCAAAGGAAGTGGAAGAAACGGTATCGACCCTGGATGTAGCAGAACTGCTTGAGAAAGCCGTTTGTGGAAGCGGTCCGGATCAAGCCGCCTCTTAA